The Physeter macrocephalus isolate SW-GA unplaced genomic scaffold, ASM283717v5 random_1, whole genome shotgun sequence nucleotide sequence CTGAGTaagggcctgggctggggtgtgtgtggcTGGGACTCAGCCTCTCCTGcatcctctttcctccttcctgccagtCCCCTCACTCTTCCCTCGCCCTGCCCGGCCTGGCCCGGCATGAAGAATGGGGCAGAGGACCCGGCAGAGGCCTCCCTACTGCTGCTCGGTGCTTCCCCAGAGATTTCCCACCTGCTCAGCCCCTGCTGGCCTGGGGAGAGTGGGCTCATCTAGTTACccgctgggtgaccttggacaagtttctttGCCTTCCGTGCTCCGATTCTACACATCAGGCCAATCCCCCACCGTGGGAAATAGAGGAAATGCTTGTTCCACTTCCTTTTTCTGTCAAACCTGCACGACACCCCTCCagagtgtatttattttttccacattaaaaatatctttattttttctgactACATGAATAATACGTGCTCATAAGTAATACATGCTTCTTGTTAAGAATTTGAGCTTATAAAGGTATGAACAAGAGAGGGAAGTCACCTGAAATTCTACCACCTTGAGAGAACCACCATCAACATTTTGGTGACCATCCTTTCATATTTGGCTTACATATGTCGTTTCTCAGTAATGGGCCCCAGATATTAACTTTTTCTGAGGACAACTTTCCTCCCATGTCACAAGCCCCacaccccatccctgccctctACCCCAGTCTAGGTAGCCCATATGACAACCTAGTACCAGCCTTCTATATTCTTCTCTGTTCCTATATCGAATATAATCCTATGCAGACCTGTGTGTAGgtacacatacatgcatgttcagggagtggggaggagagctGGTCAATGTTCTCAAAAAATGGAATCTTCTAgactacattatttcattttgcttctctctctctgcaatGCCTTATGGGAATCCCTCCAAAATGTCCGATAgctctaatttttttatttatttatttatttatttggttgctccgcgtggcttgtgggatcttagttccccgaccagagactgaacgccggccacagcagtgaaagcgccaagtcctaaccactgaactgccagggaattccctgatagCTCTAATTTTAAAAGGGGAATGATAGGAGGGtggttgtgatgattaaatgagatgtgtTTGCAAAGACCTCAACGAAATTCCAGGCACAGAGCAGAGCTGCCACCCCCCCAAATATCTGTATCCCCCATTCCATCTTCCCCTTAGgcgctggggcagggaggaggggcagaaacTACATTAAGCTTAGGCCCTGCCCATAAGGAACTCCTAAcggaggggaggagaaaagggaagctctGAGCAGGTGACCTCACTTCCAGGTAGGATGTGATTGGGCCAAATGGGAGGTGTCGGTCGTTATGCACTGTTGGCTGAACTCCTGCTGTGCCAGGCCTGGGAGGGCGAGACAGAGGTTACAAGATCTCAATCCTCCGTCAAGTCGGGAGCTGAGACAAATCTGtgagacccccccacccccagacaatTTGGCACTGGTCATGTCTTGGGCACAGTTGAATGCAGACCACAGTGATGAGCAGAGGTGGGGACTCAGGGCAAGAGACCAGAGCCAGGGCTTTGTATGTGACGTCAGTCCTGTCGCTTAGGTTCCCCACTCATGGAGGGAGGGGCTTGGCGCTGCTGATCCAGGCCTTGAGGTGCAACAAGTCCGTGAGTGAACACAGGCTTCGGCCAGGAGGGCTCCCCACAGGAGTGCAGCCCCACGTGGGCTCCCAGGGCTGATGAAAGACACCCAGAAACGAGGCGGATGCCTCTGCCTTTGTCCTTCTGTCCCTGACTTGTACCCTTGATGTTTCAGCTCCTCAGCCCTGGACCAGAGAGAAGCTGGCCAAGACCAGCCCAGAGAGCATCACTGCCTACGAGCTCTGCGCCTTCCTGCTTCCAGTTTTCAGACGAGTTTTCAACCCTCTTGGGAGAAAGTGATTTTTGTTATCTCGATCCTCTGACTTCACTGATCGTTTATCTCTCTTTTCCGAATTCCTTGGGCCAACTTTGGTCACGCCACACGCACTTGGCAAGTGGTTGGTGTCTGGAAACCTCCCTCTGGGTGTTTCTTGAGGGTGGTGAGAGGAGGCAGCGGAGGCCGTGGTCCTGCGAGCAGACTGTCCCGGCCTGGGCGCTGAGGTCGCGATGGCCACCAAGGTGCCCATCTATCTGAAGCGCGGCAGCCGCAAAGGCAAGAAGGAGAAGCTGCGGGACCTGCTGTCCTCAGACATGATCAGCCCGCCACTGGGGGACTTCCGCCACACCATTCACATCGGCAGTGGTGGCGGCAGTGACATGTTCGGTGACATCTCCTTCCTGCAAGGCAAGTTCCACCTCCTGCCGGGGACGGCGGTCGAGGAGGCCGAGGAGGACGGTGGCTTTGAGCTGCCCTTCCAGTTCACGCGCACGGCCACCCTGTGCGGGCGGGAGCTCCCCGACGGGCCGTCCCCTCTGCTCAAGAACGCCATCTCCCTCCCGGTCATCGGCGGGCCCCAGGCGCTCACCTTGCCCGCCGCCCAGGCCCCCCCCAAACCCCCTCGCCTGCACCTGGAGACCCCTCAGCCTTCCCCACAGCCCTCCCCGCAGGAGGCAGGGAGCGTGGACATCTGGCGGATTCCGGAGGCTGTCTCGGCCCACAGTGGGCTGACCCCCGAGTCTGGGGCTGAGGAGCCCTTCCTGTCCCACGCCAGCTCCCTGCTCTCCCTGCACGTAGACCTGGGGCCTTCCATCCTGGATGACGTTCTCCAGATCATGGACCAGGACCTGGGCCACCTGCAGATCCCCACATAGGACCCAAGAACGGCCAGGCTGGGGTGAATGCCAGAGGCAGTTGGTGGACACGGCCCTGATCTAGAAGTCGGggtcccaaaggtcccacctgtGTGGTTACTGGCCAGTGTTTCTCACTTTGAGCctttgtttccctccctcccaccctctccccgtGGACAGAGTGGCCTCTTTGCTTTCCCCTAAGCCCCACGAGGATATGTGTAGACGTCAGCCCAAAGTGCCCTGTGCCTCTTGGGCCACCCGGACCCCCACCGCCAACTGCTCCTCAGACCCCTTGGACTA carries:
- the CDC42EP2 gene encoding cdc42 effector protein 2; amino-acid sequence: MATKVPIYLKRGSRKGKKEKLRDLLSSDMISPPLGDFRHTIHIGSGGGSDMFGDISFLQGKFHLLPGTAVEEAEEDGGFELPFQFTRTATLCGRELPDGPSPLLKNAISLPVIGGPQALTLPAAQAPPKPPRLHLETPQPSPQPSPQEAGSVDIWRIPEAVSAHSGLTPESGAEEPFLSHASSLLSLHVDLGPSILDDVLQIMDQDLGHLQIPT